TGTTTCCTGTATATGGCTTGCTTAAACAAGATACGCGCACCTTTTACTGCAAGTAATTGCGTTTCTACACGAATCAAATCATCGTAAACCGCAGGTCGTAAATAACGAACATCCGATTGTGAAAGGGCAAAGATAACATCATCTTGCGTTGCAATTTCACTTTGTTCAAAACCACAACTGCGTAAGGCTTCAGTTCTCGCCCTTTCCATAAACTTTAAGTAGTTGGCATGATAAACAACACCACCTGCATCCGTATCTTCATAATATATACGAACATCCAACTGGTGCATCATTAATCATCCACCCGACAAAAGTATTCACGGAAATTCCATTCTGAAGTGAGCTCATAATAACAAGCTCTATCTTTGAATAGTTTCTTATTAAATTTTGTACCCAACAATTCATTTTCCACAATATAATAATCATCTGTTTCTTCAACAATACGATAAGGGTAACTATCTGGACGAATATCCTTTTCACCATCAAGCACTGCACTATACGTGTTTTCAGTATAAGTGATGGTCAAACGCCCAAAAAAGTTTTTCTCCAAATAAGCTTTGGTTTCATCAGGTATATCT
The Ghiorsea bivora DNA segment above includes these coding regions:
- the ybgC gene encoding tol-pal system-associated acyl-CoA thioesterase produces the protein MMHQLDVRIYYEDTDAGGVVYHANYLKFMERARTEALRSCGFEQSEIATQDDVIFALSQSDVRYLRPAVYDDLIRVETQLLAVKGARILFKQAIYRKQDVLVTADITIATISKEGKAKRIPEYIRTRLLKEIS